CTATTGCGACTCAAGCTAAAACATCCGCTCACCATCTTGCCACTTTATCGGAATCTGCTCGGAATACTGCTTTAAATGCGATCGCATCTGCTTTGACTGAGCGGAAAGAAGAAATTGTGAAAGCAAATGAAAAAGACTGTAGTTTAGCTGAAAATAATATATCTTCTGCATTATATGCCCGTCTCAAGTTGGGAGAATCAAAATTACAAAGTGCGATCGCTGGTGTTAGAGATGTGGCAAAATTAAGAGATCCTTTAGGTAGTATTTCCCTGAAACGAGAATTAGATCAAAATTTGGTTTTAGAGCGGGTATCTTGTCCTCTCGGGGTCTTAGGAGTAATTTTTGAAGCCCGTCCAGAAGCCTTAATTCAAATTGCTAGTTTAGCGATTAAATCTGGCAACGGGGTTATTCTCAAAGGGGGAAAAGAAGCTCTGCACACCTGCACTGTGTTAACAGAAATTATCCAAAAAGCCTTACAAGAAACGGAAGTTAATCCTTATACAGTGCAACTTTTGACAACTAGAGAAGAAATAAAAGCCCTTTTAGATTTAGATGAATATGTAGATTTAATTATTCCTCGTGGTTCTAACGAATTTGTCCGCTACGTGCAGGAAAATACCAAAATTCCCGTTTTAGGTCATGCTGATGGAATTTGTCATCTATTTATCGATGAATTTGCTGATTTACAACCAGCCGTCAAAATTACTGTCGATGCAAAAACTCAATACCCTGCCGCTTGTAATGCTATCGAAACTCTACTAATCCATGAGAAAATCGCATCTCAATTTTTACCTGCCATTGCCCAAGCCTTAGAAGAAAAAGGAGTAAAACTGAAAGGAGATGAAGCCACCCGCAAAATTATTGACTGTGAAAAAGCAGTAGAAGATGATTGGCGGACTGAATATAGCGATTTAATTCTCGCACTTAAGATTGTAGATAGTATAGAAGATGCGATCGCACATATAAATAAATACGGTTCAAAACACACCGATGGTATTGTAACAACCAACTTAGATAATGCGGAGAAATTCTTAAATGAAGTGGATTCAGCAGGAGTGTATCATAACTGCTCAACGCGCTTTGCTGACGGTTTCCGCTATGGCTTTGGTGCAGAAGTAGGCATAAGTACTCAAAAAATGCCTCCTAGAGGTCCCGTGGGTTTAGAAGGCTTAGTCACATATAAATACAAATTAAGAGGACAAGGACAAATCGCCGCCGATTATAGTGGTATCAATGCTAAACCTTTCACTCATAAGGATTTAGATTTCAATTAGTCATTAAGATAAGGCAACAGGCAAAAGGCAAAAGGCAAAAGAGTTCAATTAACACGCTTCCCTAACACCTTAATCCCTAAACACCCCAAAATCCAAATACCTCAACCTCTCAACAACCTCACACCTGCAACCTGATACCTGATACCTCTTTCCTAAATCTTAACTCTCTAAACCTTTTTGTCAGAAAAACTTGATTTATGAGAGCGTATCTTGCATAGTGTAAAGAATTTAACCTAGAATTAATGTTAAATATGTAATCTATGAACAAAAATTAATCTTCTAATCTGTGGGTGACTCTAAAATGAAAGTATAGATACAGTCGCAGATTCGTTGAGAGAAATAAGATATATGGTAATTTCTAACACTACTTCCCCTGTCAATTTGTCGTCTTCTGATGTAGTCCCTATCAAGTGTACAGGGGCTTATGCTTTAATGGATAGTCTTTGCCGTCATGGGGTAAAGCATATTTTTGGTTATCCCGGAGGGGCTATTCTTCCTATTTATGATGAATTATACCGCTTTGAGGCTAAAGGCGAATTGCAACATATCCTTGTCAGACATGAACAAGGGGCGGCTCATGCGGCGGATGGTTATGCTCGTGCCACTGGTAAAGTTGGGGTTTGTTTTGGAACTTCTGGACCTGGAGCAACCAATTTAGTGACTGGTATCGCCACCGCACACATGGATTCTATTCCTATGGTTATTATTACAGGGCAGGTGACCAGAGCGGCTATTGGCTCTGACGCTTTTCAAGAAACTGATATTTATGGTATCACCTTACCTATTGTTAAACATTCCTATGTTGCTCGTAATGCCGCCGATATTCCTTGGATTATTGCCGAGGCTTTCCATATTGCTAGTACAGGCAGACCCGGTCCTGTGTTAGTGGATATTCCCAAAGATGTGGGTTTAGAGGAGTTTTACTATCAACCTCTTAACCCCGGAGAGGTAAAATTGCCGGGTTATCGTCCCACTGTCAAAGGAAATCCCCGCCAAATTAGTGCGGCTTTGGATTTGATTAGTGAAGCAAAACAACCGTTACTTTATGTTGGGGGCGGTGCTGTTTTATCTAATGCCCATGCTCAAATTAAGGAATTAGCTGAACTTTTCCAAATTCCTGTAACTACTACTCTAATGGGTTTAGGTGCATTTGATGAACACAGTTCTCTTTCTGTGGGGATGTTAGGAATGCACGGCACTGCCTACGCTAATTTTGCGGTAAGTGAGTGTGATTTACTAATTGCTGTTGGTGCGAGATTTGATGATCGAGTAACGGGTAAATTAGATGAATTTGCTTCCCGTGCTAAAGTTATTCATATTGATATTGATCCTGCGGAGGTGGGTAAAAATCGTCGTCCTGATGTGCCTATTGTGGGGGATGTGCGTCAAGTTTTAGAGCAAATGTTGCAACGGGCAAGAGAATTAGATTTACCCAACACAGATGGCTTAACTCAAGATTGGTTAAAACGCATTGATAAATGGAAAGAAGATTATCCTTTAGTTGTACCCCATCCGGAAGACGCTCTGTCTCCTCAAGAGGTTATTGTGGAAGTTGGTCGTCAAGCACCTCATGCTTACTATACAACTGATGTAGGACAACATCAAATGTGGTCAGCACAATTTTTGAAAACAGGTCCTCGCCGTTGGATTTCTAGTGCAGGTTTAGGCACTATGGGTTATGGTTTGCCTGCGGCTATGGGGGCTCAGGTTGCTTTAGCCGATGAAGATGTTATCTGTATTAGTGGCGATGCTAGTTTCCAAATGAATTTACAGGAGTTAGCTACTTTAGCTCAATACAACATCAAAGCCAAAACTGTTATTATCAACAATGGTTGGCAAGGTATGGTTCGTCAATGGCAGGAAACTTTTTATGGAGAACGTTATTCTGCTTCTAATATGGCCACAGGAATGCCTAATTTTGAACTCTTAGCTCAGGCTTTTGGGGTCAAAGGTATTACTGTTCGTAATCGTGATGAGTTAAAAGGTGCGATCGCATCTATGTTGGAACATGATGGTCCTGTGTTACTAGATGTTCATGTTAAGCGGGATGAAAATTGTTATCCAATGGTTGCTCCGGGTAAAAGTAATGCTCAAATGTTAGGTTTACCGAAAAAAGCACCAGAAAAACAACATTTAGAAGTACAAGTTTGTACTAATTGCGGTACTCGTAACTCTGGAGAAAGTAATTTTTGCTCTGAGTGCGGCACAAAGTTATAATTCAAAGTTCAGGGAATTGAGGAATAGTCGGAAATAAATAAGTAATAAGTAATAAGTAATAAGTAATAAGTAATAGGTGAGAAGAAATTTTAATTAACCTGAGTTTTGGATAAGCTGAAAGCATCCCAACTCGTAGTCGGAAAACCTTATAGCTTCTTAGAAATAACAATAAAATTGCCTTAACCAGAACTGACGTTAATTAACCTGAAACCTGAAACCTGAAACCTAACACCTCTTAAATTATTCATTGTTAATTCTTTATGTTATTTAATCAATCAAAATTGCTTCTTACTATTGGTTGTTTTGGCTTACTTTCAATGCAACCAGTTTTAGCACAAGAACAAATGTTAAAAACGATTACTGTTACAGGAGAGGGTATAGAAAGAATACCTACTACCATTGCTAATGTACAGTTAGGGGTTGAAATCCAAGGAGAAAATGCTTCTCAAGTTCAAGAGGAGGTAGCCCAAAAAAGTAACTCTTTAGTAAACTTGTTAAAATCTCGTTCTGTGCAAAGACTGCAAACTAGCGGTATTCAATTAAGTCCGAATTATAGTTATAACGATAATCAGAGAAAATTAATCGGTTATGTTGCCACTAATCTTGTTAGTTTTGAGTTACCCATCGACAAAGTTGGTGCTGTTTTAGATGAAAGTGTCAAAGTGGGTGCCACTCGTATTGATAATGTGACTCTCTCCGCCGAAGAAGATGCGATCGCATC
This is a stretch of genomic DNA from Cyanobacterium aponinum PCC 10605. It encodes these proteins:
- the proA gene encoding glutamate-5-semialdehyde dehydrogenase, yielding MPPSDSMDLLTIATQAKTSAHHLATLSESARNTALNAIASALTERKEEIVKANEKDCSLAENNISSALYARLKLGESKLQSAIAGVRDVAKLRDPLGSISLKRELDQNLVLERVSCPLGVLGVIFEARPEALIQIASLAIKSGNGVILKGGKEALHTCTVLTEIIQKALQETEVNPYTVQLLTTREEIKALLDLDEYVDLIIPRGSNEFVRYVQENTKIPVLGHADGICHLFIDEFADLQPAVKITVDAKTQYPAACNAIETLLIHEKIASQFLPAIAQALEEKGVKLKGDEATRKIIDCEKAVEDDWRTEYSDLILALKIVDSIEDAIAHINKYGSKHTDGIVTTNLDNAEKFLNEVDSAGVYHNCSTRFADGFRYGFGAEVGISTQKMPPRGPVGLEGLVTYKYKLRGQGQIAADYSGINAKPFTHKDLDFN
- the ilvB gene encoding biosynthetic-type acetolactate synthase large subunit, yielding MVISNTTSPVNLSSSDVVPIKCTGAYALMDSLCRHGVKHIFGYPGGAILPIYDELYRFEAKGELQHILVRHEQGAAHAADGYARATGKVGVCFGTSGPGATNLVTGIATAHMDSIPMVIITGQVTRAAIGSDAFQETDIYGITLPIVKHSYVARNAADIPWIIAEAFHIASTGRPGPVLVDIPKDVGLEEFYYQPLNPGEVKLPGYRPTVKGNPRQISAALDLISEAKQPLLYVGGGAVLSNAHAQIKELAELFQIPVTTTLMGLGAFDEHSSLSVGMLGMHGTAYANFAVSECDLLIAVGARFDDRVTGKLDEFASRAKVIHIDIDPAEVGKNRRPDVPIVGDVRQVLEQMLQRARELDLPNTDGLTQDWLKRIDKWKEDYPLVVPHPEDALSPQEVIVEVGRQAPHAYYTTDVGQHQMWSAQFLKTGPRRWISSAGLGTMGYGLPAAMGAQVALADEDVICISGDASFQMNLQELATLAQYNIKAKTVIINNGWQGMVRQWQETFYGERYSASNMATGMPNFELLAQAFGVKGITVRNRDELKGAIASMLEHDGPVLLDVHVKRDENCYPMVAPGKSNAQMLGLPKKAPEKQHLEVQVCTNCGTRNSGESNFCSECGTKL
- a CDS encoding SIMPL domain-containing protein, translating into MLFNQSKLLLTIGCFGLLSMQPVLAQEQMLKTITVTGEGIERIPTTIANVQLGVEIQGENASQVQEEVAQKSNSLVNLLKSRSVQRLQTSGIQLSPNYSYNDNQRKLIGYVATNLVSFELPIDKVGAVLDESVKVGATRIDNVTLSAEEDAIASAQEKALVKATASAQKQANVILQTLNLTAQEIVTINVNGANSPNPVMMPKMRSAMDASVANTPVVGGEQTVSASVTLQIRY